One window of Parambassis ranga chromosome 3, fParRan2.1, whole genome shotgun sequence genomic DNA carries:
- the leo1 gene encoding RNA polymerase-associated protein LEO1, translating into MADMDELFGSDGDSDNDQRESGSGSGSDSDQERPRSASNASGSGSDSERERDDDDDDEGQEAGKPSMNKELFGDDSEDEQHSQHSGSDNQSERSGNQSDASMHSDQGDYSDAEQHSGSERGHRDEDEDEEDGGHRSDGGSPAGSGMSGAGSRHSERGSIRSDRSARSDPGTPQSGPGTPHSDGEGSGRENQSDDEKWERGAKSDQSEDEEEKRHYSEEERENSDDEGPRNRKSESAKGSDSEDDFLRQKTKAKATSDSDSDSDVGIQKTTKTAADDLFGEADDISSDSDAEKPPTPGQPLDTEDGLDGEQAEEEPAPETRIEVEIPKVSTDLGSDLYFVKLPNFLSVEPRPFDPQYYEDEFEDEEMLDEEGRTRLKLKVENTIRWRAKRDEEGNETRESNARIVKWSDGSMSLHLGNEVFDVYKAPLQGDHNHLFIRQGTGLQGQAVFKTKLTFRPHSTDSATHRKMTLSLADRCSKTQKIRILPMAGRDPESHRNEMIKKEEERLRASIRRESQQRRMREKQHQRGLSSSYLEPDRYDDEEEGEEAISLAAIKSKYKGGGGLREERARIYSSDSDEGSDDDKAQRLMKAKKLDSDEEGEGSGKRKAEDDEEMSTKKAKKYVISDEEEEDDDDE; encoded by the exons ATGGCGGACATGGATGAATTGTTCGGCAGTGATGGGGACAGCGACAATGATCAGAGAG AGTCTGGGTCTGGCTCTGGTTCAGACTCAGATCAGGAGAGACCTCGTTCTGCCAGCAATGCTTCAGGCAGCGGGAGTGACAGTGAGAGGGAacgagatgatgatgatgatgacgaagGCCAGGAGGCAGGGAAACCCAGTATGAATAAG GAGCTGTTTGGAGACGACAGTGAGGATGAGCAGCACAGTCAACACAGCGGCAGTGACAACCAGTCTGAACGATCAGGGAACCAGTCAGATGCTAGCATGCACTCCGACCAAGGAGATTACTctgatgcagagcagcacagcggTTCAGAGCGTGGCCATCgagatgaggatgaagacgaggaggatGGTGGCCACCGGTCAGATGGAGGAAGTCCAGCTGGCAGTGGGATGTCTGGTGCTGGAAGCCGTCATTCTGAGAGGGGCAGTATTCGTTCAGACAGAAG CGCTCGCAGTGATCCTGGCACTCCTCAGTCAGGGCCGGGCACCCCTCATTCTGATGGGGAAGGCTCTGGCAGGGAGAACCAATCAGATGATGAGAAGTGGGAAAGAGGAGCCAAGAGCGACCAatcagaggatgaggaggagaaacgTCATTACTCTGAGGAAGAAAGGGAGAATTCTGATGATGAGGGGCCAAGAAACAGAAAGTCAG AGTCTGCAAAGGGCAGTGACAGTGAGGATGATTTCCTCaggcaaaaaacaaaagcaaaagctacctctgattctgattcagacAGTGATGTCGGAATACAGAAAA CAACgaagacagcagcagatgacCTGTTTGGAGAGGCTGATGACATCTCTTCAGACAGCGATGCAGAGAAGCCTCCGACCCCGGGACAGCCTCTG gataCAGAGGATGGGCTGGATGGGGAGCAGGCAGAAGAGGAGCCTGCACCTGAAACACGTATTGAAGTAGAGATCCCAAAAGTCAGCACAGACCTGGGATCTGACCTTTATTTTGTCAAGCTTCCCAACTTCCTGTCTGTGGAACCCAG ACCCTTCGATCCTCAGTACTACGAGGATGAATTTGAGGATGAAGAAATGTTGGATGAAGAGGGACGCACTAGGCTCAAACTGAAG GTGGAGAACACAATCCGGTGGAGAGCCAAGAGAGACGAGGAGGGGAATGAAACGCGAGAAAGCAACGCACGCATTGTCAAATGGTCTGACGGCAG CATGTCCCTCCACCTGGGGAACGAAGTGTTTGATGTTTACAAAGCTCCTCTCCAAGGAGACCACAACCACCTGTTCATCCGTCAGGGCACTGGACTGCAGGGGCAGGCCGTTTTcaaaaccaaactcacattCAG ACCCCACTCCACAGACAGCGCCACCCACAGGAAGATGACCTTATCTCTGGCTGACCGCTGCTCCAAGACACAGAAGATCAGAATCCTCCCCATGGCAGGACGGGATCCAGAGTCTCATCGTAACGAGATGATCAAG aaagaggaggagaggctgcGAGCGTCCATCCGCAGAGAGTctcagcagaggaggatgagggagaagCAGCACCAGAGAGGCCTGAGCAGCAGCTACCTGGAGCCTGACCGctatgatgatgaggaggagggcgAGGAAGCCATCAGCCTGGCAGCCATTAAGAGCAAGTACAAGGGAGGTGGAGGCCTGAGAG AGGAGCGAGCGAGGATCTACTCGTCGGACAGTGACGAAGGATCTGATGATGATAAAGCTCAGAGGCTGATGAAGGCCAAGAAGTTGGACAGTGATGAG GAGGGCGAGGGATCAGGGAAGAGAAAAGCAGAAGATGATGAGGAAATGTCCACCAAAAAAGCTAAGAAATATGTcatcagtgatgaagaggaggaggatgatgatgacgaaTAA